The following are from one region of the Jeongeupia sp. USM3 genome:
- a CDS encoding IS481 family transposase, which produces MIVQLHRRARTTPAIRAEIQAAPASITDTELARRYNVSSPTIAKWRRRESVQDRSHTAHRLQTTLTPAQEAIAVELRKLLKLGLDDLLVVVREFLTPAVSRSGLDRCLRRYGVGSLRTLEPAVPSPRSKPFKDYAPGFIHVDVKYLPQMADETTRRYLFVAIDRATRWVFVQIKPNKTAAAAKAFLAALSQAVPFKLQTLLTDNGSEFTDRLFNKQKQASGEHEFDRLCTALGIEHRLTKPRHPQTNGMVERFNGRIADVLATHRFASGEDLAQTLMRYVWLYNQHLPQLALQHRTPIQAMKDWARNRPDLFHKRVINRPGLDT; this is translated from the coding sequence ATGATCGTCCAGTTGCACCGCCGCGCCCGCACCACACCCGCCATCCGCGCCGAAATCCAGGCCGCACCGGCCAGCATCACCGATACCGAGCTGGCCCGGCGCTACAACGTCAGCTCGCCCACCATCGCCAAGTGGCGTCGGCGAGAGTCCGTGCAGGACCGCTCGCATACCGCACACCGCTTGCAAACGACGCTGACGCCGGCCCAGGAAGCCATCGCCGTCGAACTGCGCAAACTGCTCAAGCTGGGACTGGATGATCTGCTGGTGGTCGTGCGCGAATTCCTCACGCCTGCGGTCTCCCGTTCCGGCCTCGATCGCTGCCTACGCCGCTACGGCGTTGGCAGCTTGCGGACGCTCGAACCGGCCGTACCGTCACCGCGCAGCAAACCGTTCAAGGACTATGCGCCGGGCTTCATTCACGTCGACGTCAAATACCTGCCGCAAATGGCCGACGAGACGACACGGCGTTACCTGTTCGTCGCGATCGACCGTGCCACCCGCTGGGTGTTCGTGCAGATCAAACCCAACAAGACGGCTGCGGCTGCCAAAGCCTTCCTGGCGGCGCTGAGCCAAGCCGTACCGTTCAAGCTGCAGACGCTGTTGACCGACAACGGCAGCGAGTTCACCGACCGGCTGTTCAACAAGCAAAAGCAGGCCAGCGGCGAGCACGAGTTTGATCGACTGTGTACCGCCTTGGGCATCGAGCACCGGCTCACCAAGCCACGGCATCCGCAAACCAACGGCATGGTCGAGCGCTTCAACGGCCGGATTGCCGACGTGCTGGCGACGCACCGCTTCGCGTCGGGTGAAGATCTGGCACAAACGCTGATGCGATACGTTTGGTTGTACAACCAGCACCTGCCGCAATTGGCGCTACAGCACCGAACGCCGATTCAGGCAATGAAGGATTGGGCGCGGAACCGGCCTGATCTATTCCATAAACGCGTGATTAATCGTCCGGGACTGGACACGTAA
- the map gene encoding type I methionyl aminopeptidase, giving the protein MSVSLKSEAQIAKMRVAGQLAAEVLEMIREYVVPGVSTEELDRRCFEHITKKQKATPANVGYHGFPKTLCTSINGVVCHGIPSPRDILKDGDIINIDVTVIKDGWHGDTSRMYFSGTPSPAAKRLAEVTFDAMMAGIHAVRPGARLGDVGHAIQTLAEAAGYSVVREYCGHGIGKVYHEDPQVLHYGRPNSGLLLKKGMTFTVEPMINAGGAGVQQLQDGWTVVTRDGSLSAQWEHMIAVTDDGFEILTPWPNS; this is encoded by the coding sequence ATGTCCGTCAGCCTCAAATCCGAAGCCCAGATCGCCAAGATGCGCGTCGCCGGCCAGCTCGCCGCCGAAGTGCTGGAGATGATCCGCGAGTACGTCGTTCCCGGCGTCTCGACCGAGGAGCTCGACCGGCGCTGCTTCGAGCACATCACCAAAAAGCAGAAGGCCACGCCGGCCAACGTCGGCTATCACGGTTTTCCCAAGACGCTGTGCACGTCGATCAACGGCGTCGTCTGCCACGGCATTCCGAGCCCGCGCGACATCCTCAAGGACGGCGACATCATCAACATCGACGTCACCGTGATCAAGGACGGCTGGCACGGCGACACCAGCCGGATGTATTTCTCCGGCACGCCGAGCCCGGCGGCGAAACGGCTCGCCGAGGTGACCTTCGACGCGATGATGGCCGGCATCCACGCCGTCCGTCCCGGCGCCCGCCTCGGCGACGTCGGCCACGCGATCCAGACGCTGGCCGAAGCCGCCGGCTACTCGGTGGTGCGCGAATACTGCGGCCACGGCATCGGCAAGGTCTATCACGAAGACCCGCAGGTGCTGCACTACGGCCGCCCGAACTCCGGCCTGTTGCTGAAGAAGGGCATGACCTTCACCGTCGAGCCGATGATCAACGCCGGCGGCGCCGGCGTGCAGCAGCTGCAGGACGGCTGGACCGTCGTCACCCGCGACGGCTCGTTGTCGGCGCAGTGGGAGCACATGATCGCGGTGACCGACGACGGCTTTGAAATCCTCACGCCATGGCCGAACAGCTGA
- a CDS encoding DUF3862 domain-containing protein — MRLIAALLLSLTLMACSKVSSENYQKLQTGMTREDVVTLLGEPDATDGGSVFGISGESATWKSRGTTITIQFINGKVMTKNMEKT, encoded by the coding sequence ATGCGCCTGATCGCCGCCCTGCTCCTCTCGCTGACGCTGATGGCCTGCTCCAAGGTCAGCAGCGAGAACTACCAGAAGCTCCAGACCGGAATGACGCGCGAGGATGTCGTTACCCTCCTCGGCGAACCCGACGCCACCGATGGCGGCAGCGTGTTTGGCATCAGCGGCGAAAGCGCAACCTGGAAGAGCCGCGGCACGACGATCACCATCCAGTTCATCAACGGCAAGGTGATGACCAAGAATATGGAAAAGACGTAA
- a CDS encoding GNAT family N-acetyltransferase — MAEQLTHTIALATAEDVYEAQRFYDACGYGGDAIAAADRVLLARNGAGIVGVVRLSPLDDDWCLRGMQIHPAQQRSGLGTAMLHTLVTMMDRPCYCLPYAHLEGFYGQIGFTRIAADTMPTTLAERYAGYLVRGLNIVGMLRRGSNPI, encoded by the coding sequence ATGGCCGAACAGCTGACGCACACCATCGCCCTCGCCACTGCGGAAGACGTATACGAAGCACAGCGCTTCTACGATGCCTGCGGCTACGGTGGCGATGCGATTGCAGCAGCGGATCGCGTTTTGCTGGCTAGAAATGGCGCCGGAATCGTCGGCGTCGTCCGGCTGTCACCGCTGGACGACGATTGGTGCTTGCGGGGTATGCAGATCCATCCTGCGCAGCAGCGCAGCGGTCTCGGTACTGCAATGCTGCACACCCTTGTGACGATGATGGACAGGCCGTGTTATTGCCTGCCTTACGCTCATCTCGAAGGCTTCTACGGCCAGATCGGCTTTACCCGCATCGCAGCGGATACCATGCCCACCACGCTGGCCGAACGCTACGCCGGCTATCTGGTGCGCGGTTTGAACATCGTCGGTATGCTGCGGCGTGGCAGTAACCCGATCTGA
- the ggt gene encoding gamma-glutamyltransferase has protein sequence MKHRAWLVSILMMASFAAIAKQPVATGHGGAVATISDPASKAAMDILNAGGNAVDAAVAAAAALGVTDPFSCGIGGGGFMMIYSARDKRVITVDHRESAPRSFSPMVFQKDGKAMAWDDAVPNGIAVGVPGTVRGWDEALRRYGTMSFAQVLKPAIRIAEQGFKVEPNFNRISKLNEAKFSRFSSTSKLYLKDGKALPVGTPFRNPDMAKTYRAIAKGGVNAFYEGPIAQAVVDAVNLPPVTAGTKVMAGAMTLADLKDYEARFRQPIVSTYRGYEVYGMPPPSSGGIAVAEALNILETFDFSRMTRAQAQHLYLEASRLAFADRNAYVADGEYVDVPVAGLIAKDFARERARLIDPKRDHGKMAQGDPFAFQQDPSVPLRPAPKRAPEPAHTTHLTVSDKDGNVVAYTFTIEDWGGSGIVVPGYGFLLNNEMTDFDFSGPHPNVAEAGKRPRSSMSPTIVFKDGKPAFTLGSPGGSTIITTVLQTIFNHVDLGLPLADALAAPRMSQRNRDKVQVESLLNFIGSDEAKALEAYGHVWEDSDQIGAANAIRFNDDGSVTAVSEPRRHGGGSAIVQRK, from the coding sequence ATGAAGCACAGGGCATGGCTGGTCAGTATCCTGATGATGGCATCGTTCGCCGCGATCGCGAAACAGCCGGTGGCCACCGGCCACGGCGGCGCAGTGGCGACGATTTCCGATCCGGCGAGCAAGGCGGCGATGGACATCCTCAACGCCGGTGGCAATGCCGTCGATGCCGCGGTGGCCGCGGCCGCGGCGCTCGGCGTCACCGATCCGTTCAGCTGCGGCATCGGCGGCGGCGGCTTCATGATGATCTACTCGGCCAGGGACAAGCGGGTGATCACGGTCGACCACCGCGAGTCGGCGCCGCGCTCGTTCAGCCCGATGGTGTTCCAGAAGGACGGCAAGGCGATGGCGTGGGACGACGCGGTGCCCAACGGCATCGCCGTCGGCGTGCCGGGCACCGTGCGCGGCTGGGACGAAGCCTTGCGCCGCTACGGCACGATGAGCTTTGCCCAGGTGCTCAAGCCGGCGATCCGCATCGCCGAGCAGGGCTTCAAGGTCGAACCGAACTTCAACCGGATCAGCAAGCTCAACGAGGCCAAGTTCTCCCGCTTCAGCTCGACCAGCAAGCTCTACCTGAAGGACGGCAAGGCGCTGCCGGTCGGCACGCCGTTCCGCAACCCGGACATGGCGAAAACCTACCGCGCGATCGCCAAGGGCGGCGTCAACGCCTTCTATGAAGGCCCGATCGCCCAGGCCGTCGTCGATGCGGTCAACCTGCCGCCGGTCACCGCCGGCACCAAGGTGATGGCCGGTGCGATGACGCTGGCCGACCTCAAGGATTACGAGGCGCGTTTCCGCCAGCCCATCGTCTCGACCTACCGCGGCTACGAGGTCTACGGCATGCCGCCGCCGTCGTCGGGCGGGATTGCAGTCGCCGAGGCGCTGAACATCCTTGAAACCTTCGACTTCTCGCGGATGACGCGCGCGCAGGCGCAGCACCTGTATCTGGAGGCCAGCCGGCTGGCGTTTGCCGACCGCAATGCCTATGTCGCCGACGGCGAGTATGTCGACGTGCCCGTCGCCGGGCTGATCGCTAAGGACTTCGCCCGCGAGCGCGCCAGGCTGATCGACCCGAAGCGCGATCACGGCAAGATGGCGCAGGGCGATCCGTTCGCCTTCCAGCAGGACCCGTCGGTACCGCTGCGGCCGGCACCGAAACGCGCACCGGAGCCGGCGCACACGACGCACCTGACCGTCAGCGACAAGGACGGCAACGTCGTCGCCTACACGTTCACAATCGAGGACTGGGGCGGCAGCGGCATCGTCGTGCCGGGCTACGGCTTCCTGCTCAACAACGAGATGACTGACTTCGACTTCAGCGGTCCGCATCCCAACGTGGCCGAAGCCGGCAAGCGGCCGCGTTCGAGCATGAGCCCGACCATCGTGTTCAAGGACGGCAAGCCGGCGTTCACGCTCGGCTCGCCCGGCGGCTCGACCATCATCACCACGGTGCTGCAGACGATCTTCAACCACGTCGACCTCGGCCTGCCACTCGCCGACGCGCTGGCCGCGCCGCGGATGTCGCAACGCAACCGCGACAAGGTGCAGGTTGAATCGCTGCTCAACTTCATCGGTAGCGACGAGGCCAAGGCGCTCGAAGCCTACGGCCACGTCTGGGAAGACAGCGACCAGATCGGCGCCGCCAACGCGATCCGCTTCAACGATGACGGCAGTGTCACCGCGGTCAGCGAGCCCAGGCGGCACGGTGGCGGCAGCGCCATCGTCCAGCGCAAGTAA
- a CDS encoding lactonase family protein gives MTGLSRVYVGCYGDAEQATIHAFDFDAEAGVLAPLQSLSGVANASYLLPGGDKLYAVSETSEGEVCTLAVDPQGRLALLNRVGSGGDSPCYLSRAGSGGGPAGGALLVANYFGHNAALLPLDHDGLVQPLAFEVRHHGASGVNAERQDAPHLHSITPSPDGRYALVCDLGRDEIAVYRIDGTTLLPHGVAATAPGDGPRHLVFDAADRFVYVVGELTSTVLVYAWHDGGLEHRQTVSSLPAGFAGDNTGAELQLSPDGRFLYASNRGHDSIAVFRVNDGQLEAAGHAACGGRMPRNFALSPCGRWLLVANQAGGVLVLFSRDVASGALTPAGEAIAVDRPVCVKFA, from the coding sequence ATGACCGGTTTGAGCCGCGTTTACGTCGGCTGCTACGGCGATGCCGAGCAAGCGACGATCCATGCCTTTGATTTCGATGCCGAAGCGGGCGTACTGGCACCGTTGCAGTCGCTGTCCGGCGTCGCCAACGCGTCGTATCTGCTCCCGGGCGGCGACAAGCTGTACGCGGTCAGCGAAACGTCCGAGGGCGAGGTGTGCACGCTGGCGGTCGACCCGCAGGGGCGCTTGGCGCTGCTGAACCGCGTCGGCAGCGGCGGTGATTCGCCATGCTACCTGTCGCGGGCCGGATCGGGAGGGGGGCCGGCGGGCGGCGCGCTGCTGGTGGCCAACTACTTTGGCCACAACGCGGCACTGTTGCCGCTGGACCACGACGGATTGGTACAGCCGCTCGCCTTCGAGGTTCGCCATCACGGTGCCAGCGGCGTCAACGCCGAACGCCAAGATGCGCCGCACCTGCACAGCATAACCCCCAGCCCCGATGGCCGCTATGCACTGGTCTGCGATCTGGGCCGGGACGAGATTGCCGTTTACCGCATCGACGGCACGACACTGCTGCCGCATGGCGTGGCCGCCACCGCACCGGGCGACGGTCCGCGTCATCTGGTCTTCGATGCCGCCGACCGCTTTGTCTATGTCGTCGGCGAACTGACCAGTACCGTGCTCGTTTACGCGTGGCACGACGGCGGGCTCGAACACCGCCAGACCGTCTCGTCGCTGCCGGCCGGTTTTGCCGGCGACAACACCGGTGCCGAGCTGCAACTGAGCCCGGATGGCCGTTTCCTGTACGCGTCGAACCGCGGCCACGACAGCATCGCGGTTTTCCGCGTCAACGACGGCCAGCTCGAAGCGGCCGGCCACGCGGCTTGCGGCGGCCGGATGCCGCGCAACTTCGCGCTGTCGCCGTGCGGCCGCTGGCTGCTGGTCGCGAACCAGGCCGGCGGTGTGCTGGTGCTGTTTTCCCGCGATGTGGCCAGCGGCGCGCTGACACCGGCCGGAGAAGCGATTGCCGTCGATCGGCCGGTCTGCGTGAAGTTTGCCTGA
- the purL gene encoding phosphoribosylformylglycinamidine synthase — MADVLQLRGGTALSAFRLDKLRNALMENGISAELYAEFWHFAEVNAPLDDGERATLERILHYGEPCNPDQAAGSLLLVLPRLGTISPWSSKASDIAEHCGLGKVARIERGIAVYASKNGAPLSSAEKNLLLPLIHDRMTEQVFETLDAGRELFRHFEPAPLATVDVLAGGRPALEKANVEFGLALSDDEIDYLLENFTKLKRNPTDVELTMFAQANSEHCRHKIFNANYVIDGEAQPYSLFGMIRETHKAAPAGTVVAYSDNSSVIEGARIGRFYPQPGSAEYAYHDETTHILMKVETHNHPTAISPFPGAATGSGGEIRDEGATGRGSKPKVGLTGFTVSNLNLPGAIQPWEDPAYGKPDRIASALDIMIEGPIGGAAFNNEFGRPNIAGYFRTFEEDFGGERRGYHKPIMIAGGMGNINALHVGKHGLPDGSLLIQLGGPGMLIGMGGSAASSMATGANAADLDFDSVQRGNPEIERRAQEVIDRCWQQGEHNPVLSIHDVGAGGISNAFPELVNDAGQGAVFDLRKVNIEERGMSPKEIWSNESQERYVLAISPANLLAFEAICERERCPYAVIGRVTDEKQLVVEDPHFGNKPVDMPMEVLLGKPPKMTRDVTRVKPELKVFDSSGIDLKEAAYRVLQLPAVADKSFLINIGDRTVGGYTARDQFVGPWQVPVADVAVTAMGYDTYLGEAMAMGERTPLALISGPASGRMAVAEALTNLAAAPIAKLSDVKLSANWMAPAGHPGEDANLYDTVKAVGLDLCRELGISIPVGKDSMSMKTVWSEDGEARQVTAPLSLVITGFAPVTDVRRVLTPQLRNEADTDLILIDLGDGKCRLGGSALAQVYKQVGQWAPDVVNVPHLKSFFETVQKLNLEGRILAYHDRSDGGLFAAVSEMMFAGHVGVTLEIDELCIERRRRGREEDELTPEDIARAENGRMMGVLFNEELGAVLQVKRSDTAAVIAAFANAGIRSELHVIGTLNHDDKLKIKKRNRLVLEEGRVALHKAWSETSWRIQRLRDNPACADSEYAQLDAKGDKGLFAKLSFDPSDDIAAPFISTGAKPRVAVLREQGVNGHVEMAAAFTRAGFAATDVHMSDVIAGRVSLADFAGLAACGGFSYGDVLGAGEGWAKSILFNERARAEFEAFFNRADTFGLGVCNGCQMMANLSGIVPGAQAWPKFTRNQSEQFEARFVMAELTDSPSLFFGGMAGTQVPVVVSHGEGFANFSQQGNLQQAIVAMRYVDHGGKVTETYPLNPNGSPQGIAGVTTADGRFSIMMPHPERVFRTVQNSWHPENWGEDGAWLRMFRNARRWVG, encoded by the coding sequence ATGGCAGACGTTCTCCAGCTGCGCGGTGGCACCGCGCTCTCCGCCTTCCGGCTCGACAAACTGCGCAACGCGCTGATGGAAAACGGCATCAGCGCGGAGCTGTACGCCGAGTTCTGGCATTTCGCGGAAGTGAACGCGCCACTGGACGACGGGGAACGCGCGACGCTGGAGCGCATCCTGCACTACGGCGAGCCGTGTAATCCGGATCAGGCGGCCGGCTCGCTGCTGCTGGTACTGCCGCGCCTGGGCACGATCTCGCCCTGGTCGAGCAAGGCCTCGGACATCGCCGAGCACTGTGGTCTGGGCAAGGTCGCCCGGATCGAGCGCGGCATCGCCGTCTACGCGAGCAAGAACGGCGCACCGCTGTCGAGTGCCGAGAAGAACCTGCTGCTGCCGCTGATCCATGACCGGATGACCGAACAGGTCTTCGAGACGCTCGACGCCGGCCGCGAGCTGTTCCGCCATTTCGAACCGGCGCCGCTGGCCACCGTCGACGTGCTCGCAGGCGGCAGGCCAGCGCTGGAAAAAGCCAACGTCGAATTCGGTCTGGCCCTGTCGGACGACGAAATCGACTATCTGCTCGAGAACTTCACCAAGCTGAAGCGCAATCCGACCGACGTCGAACTGACGATGTTCGCGCAGGCGAACTCCGAACACTGTCGCCACAAGATCTTCAACGCCAATTACGTGATCGACGGCGAGGCGCAGCCGTACAGCCTGTTCGGCATGATCCGCGAAACGCACAAGGCCGCGCCGGCCGGCACGGTGGTCGCCTATTCGGACAACTCCTCGGTGATCGAGGGCGCGCGGATCGGCCGCTTCTACCCGCAGCCGGGCAGTGCCGAATACGCCTACCACGACGAAACCACCCACATCCTGATGAAGGTGGAAACGCACAACCACCCGACCGCGATTTCGCCCTTCCCCGGCGCCGCGACCGGCTCGGGCGGCGAGATCCGCGACGAAGGCGCCACCGGCCGCGGCTCCAAGCCCAAGGTCGGCCTGACCGGCTTCACGGTGTCGAACCTCAACCTCCCCGGCGCAATCCAGCCGTGGGAAGACCCGGCCTACGGCAAGCCCGACCGCATCGCGTCGGCGCTCGACATCATGATCGAAGGCCCGATCGGCGGCGCCGCGTTCAACAACGAATTCGGCCGTCCGAACATCGCCGGCTACTTCCGCACCTTCGAGGAAGACTTCGGCGGCGAGCGCCGCGGCTACCACAAGCCGATCATGATCGCCGGCGGCATGGGCAACATCAACGCGCTGCACGTCGGCAAGCACGGCCTGCCCGACGGCAGCCTGCTGATCCAGCTTGGCGGCCCGGGCATGCTGATCGGCATGGGCGGCAGCGCCGCCAGCTCGATGGCAACCGGCGCCAACGCCGCCGACCTCGACTTCGATTCGGTGCAGCGCGGCAACCCGGAAATCGAACGCCGTGCGCAGGAAGTCATCGACCGCTGCTGGCAGCAGGGCGAGCACAACCCGGTACTGTCGATCCACGACGTCGGCGCCGGCGGCATCTCGAACGCCTTCCCGGAGCTGGTCAACGACGCCGGCCAGGGCGCGGTGTTCGACCTGCGCAAGGTCAATATCGAAGAACGCGGCATGAGCCCGAAGGAAATCTGGTCGAACGAATCGCAGGAGCGTTACGTGCTGGCGATCTCGCCGGCCAACCTGCTGGCCTTCGAGGCAATCTGCGAGCGCGAGCGCTGCCCTTACGCGGTGATCGGCCGCGTCACCGACGAGAAGCAGCTCGTCGTCGAAGACCCGCACTTCGGCAACAAGCCGGTCGACATGCCGATGGAAGTGCTGCTCGGCAAGCCGCCGAAAATGACCCGCGACGTAACGCGGGTGAAGCCTGAGCTGAAGGTGTTCGACTCGTCGGGCATCGACCTGAAGGAAGCCGCCTACCGCGTGCTGCAGCTGCCCGCCGTGGCCGACAAATCGTTCCTGATCAATATCGGCGACCGCACCGTCGGCGGTTACACCGCGCGCGACCAGTTCGTCGGCCCGTGGCAGGTGCCGGTGGCCGACGTCGCGGTCACCGCGATGGGCTACGACACGTATCTGGGCGAAGCGATGGCGATGGGCGAGCGCACGCCGCTGGCGCTGATCTCGGGGCCGGCATCGGGCCGGATGGCCGTGGCCGAAGCGCTGACCAACCTGGCCGCAGCGCCGATCGCCAAGCTGTCCGACGTCAAGCTCTCGGCCAACTGGATGGCACCGGCCGGCCACCCCGGCGAGGACGCCAACCTGTATGACACCGTGAAGGCCGTCGGCCTCGACCTCTGCCGCGAGCTGGGCATTTCGATCCCGGTCGGCAAGGATTCGATGTCGATGAAGACCGTCTGGTCGGAAGACGGCGAAGCCAGGCAGGTCACCGCGCCGCTGTCGCTGGTCATCACCGGCTTCGCGCCGGTCACCGATGTGCGCCGCGTGCTGACGCCGCAACTGCGCAATGAAGCCGATACCGACCTGATCCTGATCGACCTCGGCGACGGCAAGTGCCGCCTCGGCGGCTCGGCGCTGGCGCAGGTCTACAAACAGGTCGGCCAGTGGGCGCCGGACGTCGTCAATGTGCCGCACCTGAAGTCGTTCTTTGAAACGGTGCAGAAGCTCAACCTTGAGGGCCGCATCCTCGCGTATCACGACCGCTCGGACGGCGGCCTGTTCGCGGCGGTCTCTGAGATGATGTTCGCCGGCCACGTCGGCGTGACGCTGGAAATCGACGAGCTCTGCATCGAGCGCCGCCGCCGCGGCCGCGAGGAAGACGAGCTGACACCGGAAGACATCGCCCGTGCCGAAAACGGCCGGATGATGGGCGTGCTGTTCAACGAAGAGCTCGGCGCCGTGCTGCAGGTCAAGCGCAGCGACACCGCCGCGGTGATCGCCGCGTTCGCCAACGCCGGCATCCGCAGCGAACTGCACGTGATCGGCACGCTGAACCACGACGACAAGCTCAAGATCAAGAAGCGCAACCGTCTGGTGCTGGAAGAAGGCCGCGTTGCGCTGCACAAGGCGTGGTCGGAAACCAGCTGGCGCATCCAGCGCCTGCGCGACAACCCGGCTTGTGCCGACTCGGAATACGCACAGCTCGACGCCAAGGGCGACAAGGGCCTGTTCGCCAAGCTGTCGTTCGACCCGTCCGACGACATCGCCGCGCCGTTCATCAGCACCGGCGCCAAGCCGCGCGTTGCGGTACTGCGCGAACAGGGCGTCAACGGTCACGTCGAAATGGCCGCCGCGTTCACCCGCGCCGGCTTCGCCGCGACCGACGTGCACATGAGTGACGTGATCGCCGGCCGCGTCTCGCTGGCAGACTTCGCCGGCCTCGCCGCCTGCGGCGGCTTCAGCTACGGCGACGTGCTCGGCGCCGGCGAGGGCTGGGCCAAGTCCATCCTGTTCAACGAACGCGCCCGTGCCGAGTTCGAAGCCTTCTTCAACCGCGCCGACACCTTCGGCCTCGGCGTCTGCAACGGCTGCCAGATGATGGCCAACCTCTCGGGCATCGTTCCGGGCGCGCAGGCGTGGCCGAAGTTCACCCGCAACCAGAGCGAGCAGTTCGAAGCGCGCTTCGTCATGGCCGAACTGACCGACTCGCCGTCGCTGTTCTTCGGCGGCATGGCCGGCACGCAGGTTCCGGTGGTCGTCAGTCACGGCGAGGGCTTTGCCAACTTCAGCCAGCAGGGCAACTTGCAGCAGGCAATCGTTGCGATGCGCTACGTCGACCACGGCGGCAAGGTCACCGAAACCTATCCGCTGAACCCGAACGGCAGCCCGCAAGGCATCGCCGGCGTCACCACCGCCGACGGCCGCTTCTCGATCATGATGCCGCACCCGGAACGCGTGTTCCGCACGGTGCAGAACTCGTGGCACCCGGAGAACTGGGGCGAGGACGGCGCATGGCTGCGGATGTTCCGCAATGCGCGGCGCTGGGTCGGCTGA
- a CDS encoding GNAT family N-acetyltransferase translates to MVDIVHQLEQTRFVATDAGKVIAEMTYSPLGDDRFIIDHTDVDQAYGGQGIGYQLVDAAVAHARANGMKILPLCPFAASVFKKKGDEYADVRF, encoded by the coding sequence ATGGTCGATATCGTCCACCAACTGGAACAGACCCGCTTCGTTGCAACCGACGCCGGCAAGGTCATCGCCGAGATGACCTATTCGCCACTCGGCGACGACCGCTTCATCATCGACCATACCGACGTCGACCAAGCCTACGGCGGCCAGGGTATCGGCTACCAGCTCGTCGACGCCGCCGTCGCCCATGCCCGGGCCAACGGCATGAAGATTTTGCCGCTGTGCCCGTTTGCGGCCAGCGTGTTCAAGAAAAAAGGTGATGAGTACGCCGACGTCCGCTTCTGA